In Syntrophorhabdus sp., the sequence GACGATGGTGAGGATAGGCACGGCGCTGTTCGGGGAGAGACGATGAAACCATGGGGTGGAAGGTTCAAGGGAGGCACCGACCCGCTTCTCGAGAGGTTCAGCGCCTCCATAGACGTGGACCGCCGGCTCTATCGCCAGGACATTGAAGGCAGCAGGGCCCAGGCGGAGATGCTCGCGAGGATCGGGGTGCTCACCGCCGCGGAAAAGAGGAAGGTCCTGAAAGGCCTCGATGAGATAGAGGGCGAGATAGCCTCCGGTACCTTCACATTCACCGATGCCCTCGAAGACATCCACATGCACATCGAGGCGCGGCTCATCGAGAAGACGGGCGAGGCGGGTAAGAAGCTCCACACTGGCCGCAGCCGCAACGACCAGGTCTCCCTCGACATGCGTCTTTTTTTGAAGGAAGAGCTTCCGGCCATCGACGGCTGCCTCGCCGCCCTTCTCCGGGCGCTCGTCAGGAAGGCGGAGAGAGAGAAGAAGGTCATCATGCCCGGTTATACGCACCTTCAGAGGGCCCAGGTCGTGCCTTTTTCCCACTATCTTCTCGGCCACTATCACGCCCTGAAACGCGACAGGGTGAGGCTGACAGGGGCGCTTTCGATGGCCGACGTCCTGCCCCTCGGCAGCGGCGCCCTCGCCGGGTCGACGATACCTCTCGACAGGGAGTGGGTGAAGGGGAGACTGGGGTTCTCCCGCGTGTCGGAGAACAGCATGGACACTGTCGCCGACAGGGACTTCGTCGTCGATGCCATCTACGCGGCCTCGATGATCATGGTGCACTTAAGCAGGCTTTCCGAGGACCTCATCCTCTTCGCGACGCAGGAATTCGGGTTCATATCACTGCCCGACGAGCTTTGCACCGGTTCGAGCCTCATGCCCCACAAGAAGAACCCCGACGCGCTGGAGCTCATCCGCGGCAAGACCGGCAGGGTCCTCTCCGACCTCTTCGGTATGCTCGCCATACTGAAGGGCCTGCCCTTCACATACAACCGCGACCTTCAGGAGGACAAGGAACCCCTCTTCCATGCCGTGAGCACGGTGAAGGACGCCCTTTCGATCATGGCGCTCTGCGTCGGGGGCCTGAAGGTGAGGAAGGAGAAAATGGAAAAGGCGGCCGAGGAGAGCTTCATGCCTGCCGTGGAGATGGCCGAATACCTCACCATGAAGGGCATGCCCTTCCGGGAGGCCCACGGTGTCGCCGGGGCGGCCGTCCGCCTCTGCGAGGATGAAGGCAGGCTCCTTGGCGACATGCCGCTCAGGGAATTGAGGAAGCTCTCGCCCCTCTTCGAACGGGACGTCTTTGACTATATAAAGCCGCGCAGCGCCCTCTGCATGAGGAGATCCACGGGAAGCGCTTCCTTCGGGGAGATGATGAAGGTTATCGATGCTGAAAAGAAATATCTCGGCCTGTAGCGTCATTCTTGCTGCGCTCTGTCTCGCGCTCACCTTTTCCTCCTGCGGGAAGAAAGGGAATCCCGTGCCCATCCCCGTGGTGAGGGCGGGGATGATAAACGACCTGAGGGGGGAGGTCAGGGATGGCGTTCTCTTTCTCTCTTTCACACCCCCTGCGAGTGTCGGCGACAAGGGGAAGAAACCCGGCGAGGTGGAGGCGAAGATAGCGAGTTTCAAGGTGGTCAAAGGGTGCGGCACGTGCCTCGGGGACCTCCAACCGCTGCGCACGATCGTCCTCGATGACAAGAGAGGATATACCCTGGCGGGGAACCGTCTCTATTTCTACGACGATGACCTCATGCCCGGCGACAGTTACGCATACAGGGTCTACCCCGTCACGGAAAGAGGCACGACCGGCGAGGTGTCGAACGCCTTCGTTATAAAGTGGAAAGAACCACCCGGGCCTCCCCAGGGCCCCCTCAAGATCGTGGAGGGCGACGCCAGGGCGGAGCTGTCCTGGACGAAGGAGGAAACGAAGGAGGAAGAGTACCTTTATAACATATATCGTTACGACAACGGCAGATACCCGGTGGTGCCGCTGAACCCGCGCCCCATCTCTACGGCGCTTTACATGGACGCCGGATTGATGAACGGCCGGACCTATACCTATGACGTGAGAAGGGTCGTTCCGGGTCCCCTCCCCCTGGAGGGAGAGGGTTTGAAGGGGACTGCCACACCGAGGGACAGGACGCCTCCGGGAGCCCCCATGGGTGTCAAGTCGGAAAGGAAGGGAAAGGCAATAGCGGTCACCTGGCAGGCGAACATGGAGAAGGACCTTGGCGGATACAACGTCTATCGCATCATGGGTTCGCAGGCG encodes:
- the argH gene encoding argininosuccinate lyase yields the protein MKPWGGRFKGGTDPLLERFSASIDVDRRLYRQDIEGSRAQAEMLARIGVLTAAEKRKVLKGLDEIEGEIASGTFTFTDALEDIHMHIEARLIEKTGEAGKKLHTGRSRNDQVSLDMRLFLKEELPAIDGCLAALLRALVRKAEREKKVIMPGYTHLQRAQVVPFSHYLLGHYHALKRDRVRLTGALSMADVLPLGSGALAGSTIPLDREWVKGRLGFSRVSENSMDTVADRDFVVDAIYAASMIMVHLSRLSEDLILFATQEFGFISLPDELCTGSSLMPHKKNPDALELIRGKTGRVLSDLFGMLAILKGLPFTYNRDLQEDKEPLFHAVSTVKDALSIMALCVGGLKVRKEKMEKAAEESFMPAVEMAEYLTMKGMPFREAHGVAGAAVRLCEDEGRLLGDMPLRELRKLSPLFERDVFDYIKPRSALCMRRSTGSASFGEMMKVIDAEKKYLGL